TATTTTTGATACACTTCTTCGCATGGATCCCAATACAAAACAGTTTCATCCTCATCTCGTTCTTGATTGGGATTCTTTAAACGATGAGTCGTGGACTTTTTATCTGCGTAAAGGAGTTCGCTTTCATCACGGTAGAATGTTCACATCAGAAGACGTAATTTGTACTTTTCAGCGTCTCTTTCATTCTATTGAAAGCGTATTCTACTGGCTTAGTCGACACTTGGAAAAAATAGAATCATTAGGAGATCATACCGTGATTATTCATTTTAATCGACCTATTCCTTTTTTTCCTAATATCCTATGTTCAAACAAAGCTTCGATCGTTCCACACGATGTGGATTTGAAACAACAAGTCGTGGGAACTGGACCTTTTTCCGTACAGTCATTCACTAAAGAAAAATTAATCATGGAAGCTTTTGATCATTATTTTAATAAAAGGGCTTGGCTAGATCGAGTAGAAATTTATCGTTTTCCTGAGGAATTGCAAAGTAGATTTCTTTACGAGATGACCACCGAAAATGTAGGTTCAATAGAGGGACAAGACAAAACAATTACGCAAGATATGAACATTACACAATTCATTATTTTTCATACAAAAATATTAGGTCCACAACAACATCCAGCATTTCGAAAAGCTATTCGACTTGCTTTAGATCGAGATACTATGATTGATGAGTTAAATCTAGAGGAAGTTCAACTTGCGGACAGTTTTTTACTTGCTCATAGCAAAAATAGAAATTTTCCATCCAATACACTTTCAGAAGCTCAAGAAGCACTTAAAGAAAGTAACTATGCTGGCGAAACAATAACGATGTTCATTCATCCAGATCAATGGAGGGAGAATGCACTTTGGATTCAGTCCCGATGTAATCAAATTGGTATATCTATAGAACTCCGACCTCTTAACTATAATCAAACCATACAACATTTAGATCAAGCTCATTTAATCATGATAGATGTTGTATTTAAGGATGAATCAGAAATTAATTTAATTGAACCATTAGGAAATAACAGTATATATCACAAAATGTTTACTTTACAAGAGAATCAGCAAATGGATACTTTTATGGATCGATTTATTAGTGGGAAAACAATCAGTGAACGTCTTCATATCTGGAATGAAATGGTAGAGTGGTTTCGTAAAGAAAATCTTATTCTTTTTCAGTTCCATTTTAAAAAACAGTATGCCTTCTCAAGTTCCCTCCAAGGGAATAATTTTGGATTAATAGGAATGGCTGATTTTTACAATATTTGGGTTAAGGATAAGTAATAACTTTATCAGTTCGTTAATCCCTCAACTATAAAAAACGATCATAGCGATCGTTTTTCGTATCGAACCATTAAGTTGATAAAGATATATTTACCTTTCTTTTTTAAATTGCTTTATATTAGTAGTATCACCTCTATATCTATTATGTATTATCGCAACTGGCGTTAGAGTTTCCCATATAGGACCGGGACCCTCATTGTTTTTCTTTTCTTCCAATTGTTGAAGAGCTAGTACTTGATTCAATATAATCATCTCCATCCAATTTAGTTTTTTTAGTTGTTGTGTTATAGGAGAAACACAGACCTCTTTGGTAATGATTTAATTATGTTAATATAATTACTAACTAATCTAAATCATATTATACCAGACTACTATTCCTAAATAGTATAGTACAATAGGATGAATTTTCCAAATTATTTGGATGTTTCTTCATAATTTTACTCAAAAACTAATTATGTAGTATATTTCCAGAACTTTATAAGTATATCATTCAATAGAACTATTTTTTTAAAATATACTTTTTGAATATTCCAAAGTTAAGTTAATCATTGAAAAAAGAGACTATATTGAAGAAGAGCTGTTCTTATTCACAAGGGTAAGAATCGCTCTTCTTCTTATTGAAAATCTATTTATTCCTCTTTTCTTATTTTTGTATCATATGCTTGAAACTCCATTACTTATTCCTCCTTTCTCATGATCCGCGAGAGAACGACTGCTAATTCTTCCCGAGTAACAGGATTTGAAGGTCTAAATAAACCATCTTTATATCCATTCATCAACCCTTTTTTAGCCATTTGTTCAATGGCTGAATGACTCCACCTAAAGGTATCTACATCTTGAAATAAAGTAGAACTTTCAATTTCTCTATTCTCATTGTCATGCTTCTCTTTTTTTTGCAAAGAGTAGGTGTCTACAATTCCTTGCACAATAGCTTCTGCACATAGTCGCCGATAATATGTTGATTTCAATAATTCACAACTCTCTTTGCAAGTCATAAATTCACACTCTACCAATATCGCAGTCATGTTACTCTCTCTTAACACATGGAAGTCAGCACTTTTGACCCCCCTATTCTTCCGCTTCGTTACTTGCACAAGTCGCTTTTGTACAGCATTTGCGAGTCTAGTAGCCGATTTAGGTTGAGATGTATGTACAAACGTCTCAATCCCAGATACATTATTCCAGTCACTACCATACGCATTGGCATGAATGGATAGAAACAGATCAGCTTGCCACTTGTTTGCTTTCCTTGTACGTTCTTGAAGAGGTACATCAAAATGTTTCTCGTGAGTAAAAATGATCTCTACCCCTTCATATGTTTTTAGCTGATTTTTCACAAGATAAGCTACGACTTCGTTAAATTGAAATTCTCTTAAACTTTCATCTGGAGAACGTTTCCCCTTTGTTTCTGGTCCATGACCTGCATCAATTGCAATTTTAAATAATTTATTTGGCATAAGTGTATCAACTAACCCTTCAGCTTATTTTCGAGTTTATCGATTTTATCTATAATTAAATCGTACTTTTCTGAGAACTTACTGAGTAGAGCATGAAGTTGATTCTCCCGCTCTTTCCCCTCTTTTTTTGTTGTATATAAAAGCCAAACAAATAGGCCTGCAAACGGCCCTTGTGTCATAAAAAATGTAATTAATTCATTTTCCATGTTCATCTCCTCACCTCATTATAAATTTACTCAGTCAGTAATTTGGTACATTCCGCCTTAGAGAATATCGGATAATATACTATTCAATGGCCACCCAATTAAATTCAACTTTTTTATCTCGAAATTCTGTGGCAGACGCCCCCTCATGCTCAAAGTAAAAACCATTTATGGTAGGATAACCGGAAAAACTCAAATCCTCGTATTTAGGAAAAGCAGCTCCTCCATCCCAATATTTTCCTGTTTCGACCACAAGTGTAATGGTTTTCATAAATATTTCACTGTTAGTAAGAACAGCTTCTCCCCCAATTACTTCACTTTCCCCAAAAGGTGATCGTGCAAGAGTAGAACCTCCTGAGATTAAAACTACGGTAGGTCTAAATGGTAGATTTGATATTGTCACTTCATCTGATTGAGAATAACCAATATCTAGGTTGAATTTGCCTGTAGCCGTCCGTTTTCTATTAGAGGTTCCTACAATTTTATTACCATTGACGTATGCAGTTTTTCCACTAACGATATCACTTGCTGTAGCTGTAGCATCACTAGTAAACGAGCCAGCTACACCAAAAATATTTTTACCTTTTTTAATATTTGCTGCGATGAGATCAACGTCTCCTACTACGTATCCAGAGCCACTATGATATCCTGATGCAATACTTTTTTTCGATGTACCTGGTGTAATCGCCACACTCCCTCGATTCGTCATGGTTCCTGTTATCTTAGATCCATTCACATACGCTGTTTTTCCTGTTAAGATATTAGAGGCTCCAGCTGTGGCATCACTAGTAAACGAGCCAGCTACACCAAAAATATTTTTACCTTTTTTAATATTTGCTGCGGTGAGATCAGCGTCTCCTACTACGTATCCAGAGCCACTATGATATCCTGATGCAATACTTTTTTTCGATGTACCTGGTGTAATCGCCACACTCCCTCGATTCGTCATGGTTCCTGTTATCTTAGATCCATTCACATATGCTGTTTTATCTGTTAAGATATTAGAGGCTCCAGCTGTGGCATCTCCTGTATCCACCACATCTGATGCTCCATTCACTCCAAATAGGCTAACCCCTTTTTTGATATTCTCACTTTTAAGATCAACGTCTCCTTTTACGTATCCTGATCCGTTATGATATCCCTTTGAGATGGTTTGATTGGAAGTACTTGGTGTTAACTCTACCTCTCCTTGATTGGGCATGCTCCCAGTTTTTTTTAGTCCACCTTGATAAAACGTTGTTCCTGTAAGTACATTTTCAGTTGAAGTTGTTGCATCATCAGATATATTTCGTATAGCAGCTGCCAATTGTGCAAAAGTATACTGTCCTAAAGCACTTTGTCCCATGTCAGTAATAGCGGCAGCAAGTGTCGTCTTTCCATCACTGACAGATTGAAAAAGCTCTGATAAGGCTCCTTCTACATTTTCAGATGAAAAATCCCCATCCTCGTCTTTAATGGAAATATTCTCGGCAATCAGCTTTTGATCCACATAAGACTTGGCATTTTCTCCAGAAATTTCTAGCTCTTCTTTTGTAGCTGATTTCTCATCAATAATGTCCCAATTTTCATTAAAAGATTCTCTAGAGACGTTTTCATTTCCCAAAGGTTTTTTGATTCCAAGGTTTGGTGTTACTTCTGGCATATTCAAATTCCTCCTTTATACGGTTGCTTTATCCAGCATAATGTGTTTTTTATTATTGTGATTACCTCATTCTCTATAGATTTTAAACTGATCCCATGTTAAATTTTTGCTTTCTAACTCATTCCAAGCTAACATATATGAGTCTAGATCATTCCAAGTCATATATGTAAAAATATAATTAATACCTAGATGAGCAGGAGTGATCTCTGCTAATACTTGTTGAATATCTTCCAAGTTCTTTGGAATGCCCAATTCTCCAATGAATGTGATAACAATTCTATGCTCTCGGGGTATTTCTTCCACCTTTACTTCTCCATGTCTATATGATTCAGCCACTTGCTTAATTAATGCTGCAGTAACGGTTCCAATTCCACGTAGTTTAGATTTGACAACGGATCGACGCTCTTCGTGTGATTTGGATTCATCTGTCACTAAACCATATATGCGCTCCCAGTGTGCCAATCCCCATGTTGCATCTTCAATATAGAATTGATTTAATATACTATCTTTTCCATCAGTGATATCATTCACTTTTGTAATCTCAATTGCCTCTTGCCTTATCAGATTATAAACAATACTAGATTTAGAATTATTTGTATTACCTACTTGAGGGGACTTATTATAGTATTTTGGAAGATAGTCTAACATAGTGCGCATTGTAATAACTTCTTTCTCTATCATGGAAGGATGTGAATTTCCATTACTTATTACCATGTTATATCAACTCCAGTGTTAATATTCCCATCACTGCTACTTCTCCATGTCCAATCTCAATGTTTTTAATACCATCATTAACCTCTAAATCATGGTAATCTTTCACTTCCTGAACATCTCCTATCAGATTAGCGATACGAGAGTGGCGAACCATTGGATCTACAAAAGCGAGGGAAGCGAGATATCCAGTGATGAGTTGATTGATCTTTTCATTAAGTACCTGCTTTACGCTTTCTTTATCTTCTTGTTTGGGTTGCTCACGTAATTCTAACTTGACCGACACATTCATTGGAATAGCAACAGCTTTTTCTACGGTTACCTCCGCTCCTACAGGGCGAACCTCTTCTATATATGCTTTGACATCATCGACTTTTTTATCGGATGGGGGTGTCTTATCGTCTCCTAAAACAATCACCTTAACTGTTCCAAGCTGTCCATCCCAATGTGGAATAATCTGTGCATCAGATATTCCTGATATTTCTTTTGCCCATTTCATGTAATCATATTTGTTTCCACTCGTTGCAGGTTGACGTACTGTTTCTAAATACCTATCCAAATACTCCTTATCAGATTCCTTAGGAACTCCTCCAACAAATGATGCTTCATTGTTCACGTTTACACTATTTTTTAAGTTGTCGTCTCGCACCACATTAATTGTATTAGCGATGACATTTCCTACAACCCCTGCTTCCTTTGCTGTAGCAGGAAGAGTGACTGTAAACAGCGTACCACTATTTCCATATTCATCGATTAATGGCATTATCAAAGTCCCTGCTTGAGTGATTGTAAACTCTATTCCAGTAGTTGTTGAGACAATCGTTCCAACCTCAATCTCTGTATTTTCAGGACCTACAAAAGTAACCTGTCCATGTGAGTGTTCAGCAGATTTTCGAAAAACACCTAACTCCTCACAGCGTCTATCTAGATACTCTCCATAAGAAGTATCAGCGAATCCTAGTTGTAGGACACGATCTAACGCAACATAGGCTTGAGCCAATTCCATCGCTAGTGGGGATAATAGGTCATATGTGACAGACCCCTGTTGTTTATCTAGATCATCTGGAGAAAAATTAAGCATACGCTGTAATATTGCTTCCTTGGTCATTTCATTAAATTCCATGCCAATTCACCTCCTCTTCAAACTTACCTAGTAATGAATCCACTAAAAAAGAGACGTATACACCGTCTCCTTCTTGGACAATATGAAAGTCATACACATTCTCAATTTGGGGATGATAGATTAATGCTTCTTCAATATATCTCGGAATCTCCGAAGTTAATAATTCATGTGTAGGTGTATCTCCAATTGCTGCTTCTAATTCAGACCCATATTGATCATCATAGATGAGGTAGTTGTATCTAGCTGTTTCTAACGCTTTACGAATGTATTGTTTCAATGCATCAATGCCATTAATGTATTCACCAATTTCACCAGAATCAAAATCTAGCTCATAGGTCTTTAATGGATCGTCCCTTTGAATTGTATTCTCTTGCCTTGATATTTCCTGTTCTACTGTTTTTTTTTGAATCGGACTGAACGTCATTGAATCACCGCCTTATCTAATACTATATAGTGTTGATTCTGGTTAATGGATGCCACAATCACCCTATCTTCCTCTACGAGTTTTGGATAGAATGTCATCTCTAACTCATCTCCTGTGGCATCGACTGTTAGATCAAGCTTAGTAAAGGTAAATTGATTTTTTGGTAATGTAATAGGCCCTGAAGCAGGATTACCTGCAATAGTACCATTAAAATTACCTGTTGCTGTTAAGTCATGACTATCTACTTGACCCTCTAATGTTAAGCTCTGCTTCTCTATCTTCCACAATCTTTTATGCTCGAGGAGATGCTCTGCAACAATCAGATCACTTCCCTCTAGTTCAATCTCCATATGATCTACTTGAATCTTTAATGGATCAATCGCCTTAACAGTAGCCAACTCGATGTCCACATCGATATTGTGTCCTAGTATCTTCATCAGTTGTAGGAGCTGTATATAGGAACTCCCTTCTTCTAATTTGTTCATCATTCTCCTCCTTATCTGAATTAGACTAAATTCTTAAGGTTTTGAAGCATTATTTATCCAAAATATTTTTGCGTACAGACGCCCATCTCTATAGATGGTATCTTCAAATCGGGTGGAGTAGAGTCTCCATCTGATTTCTCAATGTTTAAGCTTTGCTTAAACGAGTTCACTCATTATTCTGTCTCATTCGTCAATGTAATGGACATCGTATGCATATTGTTTTGGAAGGTGTGTCGATCACTAAGCACCTGATAAGTACCTTTTACATTAGGTATAGATGCTGTCACCTTAATCTTAGTTCCAGCAACTACGACTTCATGTCCCAGTGCCTCCATAGATGTCTGCTGAGAGACTTTTCCTAGTTGATTCAACAATTTCTTGGCTAATTGCTTCACTGCCGATTGACTCTGATCCATCCCTACCTGTTGAAGATATTGCATGGTTCCATACTTACTAGATAAGCTGTTGTCTTCTTCGATGACCTCGAGGGCTGCCTTCTGCTCATCCCCACTTATGACCTTCACCTTATTCTTCATCTCTTTAATTGATGTTGCATGATTTACACCTAAGATATTAATCCCTTCTTCTAAAGACCAATCAGCCACTTCCTCTTTCCAATCTATGAGGTGCACCTTCCCTTCCTTAGAAGACACCATATATTTCTTTCCTGTATGCTGGGTTGTCTCTGTTAAGGCAATTTGGATCATTTCCCACAATGTCTTATGACGTAAGATCAATTTAGGGATGGTATACCCTGTATTTGTGATCGTTCCTGTAGGGATGCCAAAATCACTGCATAATTCCTTCAGGATATCTGAGGCTGTTTTACCAACAAATTTCTTCGTCTCTATGTTCTTTGTTAGATAGACATTCTCATCATAAGCAACCACTTTCATGCGAGCATTTAAGTCAATGGATGTTGAGAAAACCACTCCTCTAAAAAGTTCCTTATCTTCCTTAAGAAAGCGAAGTTCTTTGCCTTCTTCGATCTCCATGATCTTCTCTTTTCTATTTGATGTATTTATCAGCATTACCTCTAATTTACGAAACGCTTGCTTGCTATCTCCTGACCATACCACAGAGCTGACAATAGGATTAAGTACAGTTTGGTTATCATATTGAACTTCTATCTTCATGATGGGATCACCAACTTCTGACCAGGGAAAATCTTATCAGGGTCGGATCCAATGGTTGCTTCATTGGCGTTGTATATCCGCTTCCATTTACTCCCATCACGATACACTTTATGAGAGATTTTCCACAAAGAATCACCCGGTTTAACGATGTAACTGCTTGGAATCTCTTGATTACTTGGGCGTTTCTCTTGTAAAGTAACCCCCTCTTCTGTCTCAACTCTCTCAAGAGTAAGGTAACGGAATTCTTTTAATCCTAATGTATAGTAAAGATCACCTGGACTTCCTCCACGTTCTACGTAAGTAAAAGAACGAATAGTTGTTAATGCATTAATTCTAAATTCATCGGTCACAATCAATCGCACAGGAACACCTGAATGTTGCCAATTTTCAATACGTTGGACAGTTGGCCATGGAGAAAGGAAACCACTCTCCTCTACATCACAATACACAGGGTTATAATCTCTTGGAAAAAAAGAAGAGAGCTTGAACTCTCTTAACTTTTCTCCTCCAAGTATCGTCTCTTCACCTCGCTGAGTTACATGAATATCGTTATAGTAATGTAAGGATGAGACTTGAATATTTTCTGGATTAACTGGTAATTGAAGCTCATCCTTCCCCTTATCTTCTTCTGATTTCAACCATATTTGCAACGAACTCACCTCCCTAAGCAAATGACATCTTGGCTTCTTTTAGTTTATTAACCATGATCGCTACTAACTCATCTACTTCTTGTTCTTTATTTTCTGATGAACCTGTATAATGAATGTTAATATGAAATTCTTGATGGATTGCTTCAGAAGGATTCGAATGAGGGTCATCAACCATCCCTGGAGCAATATACTCGACAGATCGATCAATGAACTTTTTCCCTGTAGCATAAGCTGAGCTAGCACTTCCTTCAATGGAAGTGGCTACATCACCTAAACCTTTCCACATATCTGCAACGGTTTCTGTAGCACCGTTCCATATATAAGATGATGTTGACTTCAATTCATCCCATGCACTTGTCACAGTTCCTTTGATTTCGTTCCAAGTTTGAATCGTAGTTAATTTTATTTCATTCCAACTATTCGCTGCAGTACTTTTCAATTCACTCCATACTTGTGCAGTACTTGTTTTCAATTCATTCCAAGTATTAGCTATAGAACTTTTCAGTTCATCCCATGCATTTATCATAGTTCCTTTGATTTCATTCCAGATTTGTATCGAAGTTAATTTCATTTCATTCCAACTATTCACAGCAGTACTTTTCAATTCAGTCCATACTTGAGTAGAAATTGAACTATGATTAAAGTTTTCAACAGAGTTCACAGTTGATGAAGCTGTTGGCAAGCGTAGTTGATTGCCTGGATAAATTAAGTCTGGATTGCTTCCCACTAGATCTTTATTCATCTCATAGATCGCTGGCCATTTCATTGGACCTCCTAGGTGTTTCCCTGCTAGATCCCACAATGTATCCCCTTTTTGAATGGTATACATACTCATCCCTTGTTTCTTCTGTTGTTTATTAGGAGTAGAGAAAACGTTATAAACCCACTCACCTAAATTGTAAAGTCCTTCACCTAATTTAGACCCAACTCCAACTCCTGCAATTCCACCTAAGGCTGTTCCAATAGGTCCTGCTGCACTACCTAAAGTTCCACCAAAGATTCCCCCTGCAATTCCACCAACCACTTTAAAAGTTTCTTTTACTTTATTATCTGCAGTTGCTATGCTTATAGCATTAAGGACATGGCCTACATATCCTAGCCCCTTACCTAGACTTTTTGGTAGTTTGATATTACTCATCTTTGTTCCTATATTCTTTAGTCCTTTAGGGACCTTGATTTTCTTAAAGAGCGCTTTCAATTTCCCAGCATCTTCCTTGACCCCTTCATATAACTTCACTATACTGTCTATTATTTTATGTCCATTTGTAATGGGGTTATCAGGTTTACTCCACCATTTTCTAAACTGTTCCCAAGTATTAGATAAAATGGATTGTGTTGATTTCGCTGGTGTTATGTTTTTTATAGCTAAGTTTGTCTTGTTTTCTATTGGTAAGTGTAGTTGATTTCCTGGATAGATTAAGTCTGGATTACTTCCTACTAGATTTTTATTCATCTCATAGAGAGTTGGCCATCTCATTGGATCTCCTAGGTATTTTCCTGCTAGATCCCATAATGTATCCCCTTTTTGAATGGTATACATGCTTTTAGCTAGGTTGCTTGGTTGATGACTATTCGTTGTAGAAATTAGATCATGAGTCGCTTTCACTGTTTTCTTACTAGAAGTCGAAAGGAAATCATAGAGCTTCTCCCCAGCAAATGTACCTAGTTCTAAACCGATCATTGATCCTATGGCTCCACCAATAGGACCACCAATCATCGTACCTATTGCTCCCAAAAGAAACGCCCCTGCATAACTTCCACCTATTTTGAGTCCTTCTTTCCATTTATTATCTGAGGTGAAAAAATTAACCCCATTAATAATATGACCCACTATCGCTAATCGTTTGCTTGCTTTCTTAGCTATATCCAAAGCTGATGCAAAC
The window above is part of the Chengkuizengella sp. SCS-71B genome. Proteins encoded here:
- a CDS encoding BhlA/UviB family holin-like peptide — encoded protein: MENELITFFMTQGPFAGLFVWLLYTTKKEGKERENQLHALLSKFSEKYDLIIDKIDKLENKLKG
- a CDS encoding N-acetylmuramoyl-L-alanine amidase; protein product: MPNKLFKIAIDAGHGPETKGKRSPDESLREFQFNEVVAYLVKNQLKTYEGVEIIFTHEKHFDVPLQERTRKANKWQADLFLSIHANAYGSDWNNVSGIETFVHTSQPKSATRLANAVQKRLVQVTKRKNRGVKSADFHVLRESNMTAILVECEFMTCKESCELLKSTYYRRLCAEAIVQGIVDTYSLQKKEKHDNENREIESSTLFQDVDTFRWSHSAIEQMAKKGLMNGYKDGLFRPSNPVTREELAVVLSRIMRKEE
- a CDS encoding ABC transporter substrate-binding protein codes for the protein MDPNTKQFHPHLVLDWDSLNDESWTFYLRKGVRFHHGRMFTSEDVICTFQRLFHSIESVFYWLSRHLEKIESLGDHTVIIHFNRPIPFFPNILCSNKASIVPHDVDLKQQVVGTGPFSVQSFTKEKLIMEAFDHYFNKRAWLDRVEIYRFPEELQSRFLYEMTTENVGSIEGQDKTITQDMNITQFIIFHTKILGPQQHPAFRKAIRLALDRDTMIDELNLEEVQLADSFLLAHSKNRNFPSNTLSEAQEALKESNYAGETITMFIHPDQWRENALWIQSRCNQIGISIELRPLNYNQTIQHLDQAHLIMIDVVFKDESEINLIEPLGNNSIYHKMFTLQENQQMDTFMDRFISGKTISERLHIWNEMVEWFRKENLILFQFHFKKQYAFSSSLQGNNFGLIGMADFYNIWVKDK
- a CDS encoding putative phage tail protein, with amino-acid sequence MVISNGNSHPSMIEKEVITMRTMLDYLPKYYNKSPQVGNTNNSKSSIVYNLIRQEAIEITKVNDITDGKDSILNQFYIEDATWGLAHWERIYGLVTDESKSHEERRSVVKSKLRGIGTVTAALIKQVAESYRHGEVKVEEIPREHRIVITFIGELGIPKNLEDIQQVLAEITPAHLGINYIFTYMTWNDLDSYMLAWNELESKNLTWDQFKIYRE
- a CDS encoding class III lanthipeptide, whose translation is MNQVLALQQLEEKKNNEGPGPIWETLTPVAIIHNRYRGDTTNIKQFKKER
- a CDS encoding LysM peptidoglycan-binding domain-containing protein, which produces MQIWLKSEEDKGKDELQLPVNPENIQVSSLHYYNDIHVTQRGEETILGGEKLREFKLSSFFPRDYNPVYCDVEESGFLSPWPTVQRIENWQHSGVPVRLIVTDEFRINALTTIRSFTYVERGGSPGDLYYTLGLKEFRYLTLERVETEEGVTLQEKRPSNQEIPSSYIVKPGDSLWKISHKVYRDGSKWKRIYNANEATIGSDPDKIFPGQKLVIPS
- a CDS encoding LysM peptidoglycan-binding domain-containing protein; its protein translation is MSTLVSSHELYQGGMSMLNKHHKLMKKMYRLVDTIENNQQKLISAKGKHTEIIKQKFYQTYNVTSIPIPEAHSSRSRRGNESMLANPVTLKGNQVETSADFFTTVSDVWTSPSNPIPNVQKYSSYLVDLYKGSLEHMEKLNEGLKLNAKFASALDIAKKASKRLAIVGHIINGVNFFTSDNKWKEGLKIGGSYAGAFLLGAIGTMIGGPIGGAIGSMIGLELGTFAGEKLYDFLSTSSKKTVKATHDLISTTNSHQPSNLAKSMYTIQKGDTLWDLAGKYLGDPMRWPTLYEMNKNLVGSNPDLIYPGNQLHLPIENKTNLAIKNITPAKSTQSILSNTWEQFRKWWSKPDNPITNGHKIIDSIVKLYEGVKEDAGKLKALFKKIKVPKGLKNIGTKMSNIKLPKSLGKGLGYVGHVLNAISIATADNKVKETFKVVGGIAGGIFGGTLGSAAGPIGTALGGIAGVGVGSKLGEGLYNLGEWVYNVFSTPNKQQKKQGMSMYTIQKGDTLWDLAGKHLGGPMKWPAIYEMNKDLVGSNPDLIYPGNQLRLPTASSTVNSVENFNHSSISTQVWTELKSTAVNSWNEMKLTSIQIWNEIKGTMINAWDELKSSIANTWNELKTSTAQVWSELKSTAANSWNEIKLTTIQTWNEIKGTVTSAWDELKSTSSYIWNGATETVADMWKGLGDVATSIEGSASSAYATGKKFIDRSVEYIAPGMVDDPHSNPSEAIHQEFHINIHYTGSSENKEQEVDELVAIMVNKLKEAKMSFA
- a CDS encoding baseplate J/gp47 family protein — its product is MEFNEMTKEAILQRMLNFSPDDLDKQQGSVTYDLLSPLAMELAQAYVALDRVLQLGFADTSYGEYLDRRCEELGVFRKSAEHSHGQVTFVGPENTEIEVGTIVSTTTGIEFTITQAGTLIMPLIDEYGNSGTLFTVTLPATAKEAGVVGNVIANTINVVRDDNLKNSVNVNNEASFVGGVPKESDKEYLDRYLETVRQPATSGNKYDYMKWAKEISGISDAQIIPHWDGQLGTVKVIVLGDDKTPPSDKKVDDVKAYIEEVRPVGAEVTVEKAVAIPMNVSVKLELREQPKQEDKESVKQVLNEKINQLITGYLASLAFVDPMVRHSRIANLIGDVQEVKDYHDLEVNDGIKNIEIGHGEVAVMGILTLELI
- a CDS encoding DUF2577 family protein, producing the protein MNKLEEGSSYIQLLQLMKILGHNIDVDIELATVKAIDPLKIQVDHMEIELEGSDLIVAEHLLEHKRLWKIEKQSLTLEGQVDSHDLTATGNFNGTIAGNPASGPITLPKNQFTFTKLDLTVDATGDELEMTFYPKLVEEDRVIVASINQNQHYIVLDKAVIQ
- a CDS encoding DUF2634 domain-containing protein; this encodes MTFSPIQKKTVEQEISRQENTIQRDDPLKTYELDFDSGEIGEYINGIDALKQYIRKALETARYNYLIYDDQYGSELEAAIGDTPTHELLTSEIPRYIEEALIYHPQIENVYDFHIVQEGDGVYVSFLVDSLLGKFEEEVNWHGI